TGCTGGTCGAGGAACTGCTCGCCGGCTGCGATGGCCTCATCACCCCCGCCGCGCCCGGCGAGGCGCCGGTGGGCCTGCCGACGGGCGACCCGGTGTTCAACAAGCCGTGGACGCTGCTGCATGTACCGGCGCTGTCCGTTCCTGCCGGTGTCGGCCCGCTCGGCCTGCCGGTCGGCGTGCAGGTGATCGGGCGCATCGGGGCGGATGCGGAGACGCTGGCGCTCGCCGCCTTCATCGAAGACGCGCTGAAGGCGGCGGCGTGATGGGGGCGCTCGCCATATCATCCATCGAAGCGGTCGACCCGGCGCTGGTCGAGGCGTTCAAGCGCGCCATGGGGCTGACCGCCAGCGCTGTCACCGTCATCACGGCGGGCGAGGGCGAGGCGGTCCGGGGGCTTACCGCCACGGCGGTGTCCAGCGTCTCCATTGCCCCGCCGACCCTGCTCATCTGCGTCAACCGCGAGGGCGACGCGCACCGGGCGATCTCCCGCGCCGGCGCCTTCTGCGTGAATGTGCTGGCGGAAGCGAACCAGCCGGTGGCGGATCGCTTCGCCGGCCGGCAGGGCCTCACTGGGGCCGAGAAGTTTCAGGGCGCCGACTGGTCCCGCCTCGTCACCGGCGCGCCGGCGCTTGATGGGGCGCTGGTCAGCATCGACTGCACGCTGGCCGAGAGCGTCGAGGCCTACACCCACACCGTGTTCTTCGGCACCGTCCGGGCGGTGCGGCTCGGCCCGGCCGCGCCCCCGCTCATCCATTTCGACCGCGCCTATCGCTCGCTGGCGTGAGACGCCGGCGCGCAGGTAAATTTCGCAGGATTCCCAACAGGGAAGGCAGATATGGCTATCAGTGATCTGGCGCTCATCGAGGCGTGGAAGGACGTGCTCACCTTGTCGAAGCTGACGGCGGGCGAGCAGGTGTCGCTCCTCATCAGCGACGACAGCAACCCGCAGCTCGTCTCGACCGCGCGCACCGCGGTCGGCCAGCTCGGCGGCGTGCTCACCATCCTGCATTTGCCGCCGCTGAACGGCGACGTGGCGCTCTCGCGCGACAAGTCCGGCTATGTCGGCCACACCGCGCTGAAGGGCAACCGGGCGGCGCTGGAGGCGATGAAGCACTCCGATCTCGTCATCGACACCATGCTGCTGCTGTTCTCGCCCGAGCAGGACGAGATCCTGAAGACCGGCGCCCGGATGTTGCTCGCCTGCGAGCCGCCGGAGGTGATGCTGCGCATGAAGCCGACGCTGGACGATGCCCGCCGCGCCACCAACGCCGCCGCCCGCCTCGCCACGGCGAAGACGCTCACCGTCACCTCCAAGGCCGGAACGGATTTCCGCTGCGCCATCGGCCAGTACCCGGTGCTGAAGCAGCAGGGCTTCGTCGACAAGCCCGGCGGCTGGGACCATTGGCCGAGCTGTTTCGTCGCCACCTGGCCGGATGAGGGCTCGTGCGAGGGCACCATCGTCATCGACACCGGCGACATCCTGCTGCCGTTCAAGCGCTACGCCCGCGAGCCGATCCGTCTGACCATTGAGGGCGGCTGGATCCGCAAGATCGAGGGCGGCTTCGAGGCGGAGTACCTGAAGAGCTACATGGACAGCTTCGATGACCCGGACGCCTATGCGATGGCGCATGTCGGCTGGGGCCTGCACAAGCGCGCGCACTGGACGACGCTCGGCCTTTATGACCGCGAGGCGGGCCTTTCCATGGATGCGCGCTCCTTCTGGGGCAACTTCCTGTGGTCGAGCGGCCCGAACACCGAGGCTGGCGGCACCCGCAACACGCCCTGCCACATGGATATCCCGCTGCGCGGCTGCTCGCTCTCGCTGGATGGCGAGCCGATGACCATCGACGGCAAGGTGATCCCCGAGGATCAGAAGTAGGCGGCACTCCCTCTCCCCGTCGGGGAGAGGGTTGGGGTGAGGGGCCTTCGACCGCTCCGCGACCGGGCTCCCCCCTCACCGACCCGCTGCGCGGGCAAGCCCCAAAGCTCAGCCCTTTGCGGCGGTGGCCTTGGCGTCTTCCTCGGCGAACACCTCGCGGGCGACGCGGAAGCTGTCGAGCGAGGCGGGGACGCCGCAATAGATCGCCACCTGGAGGAACACCTCCCGGATTTCATCGCGCGTCAGCCCGTTATTGAGCGCGCCGCGCACATGGAGCTTCAGCTCATGCGGACGGTTCAGCGCCGCGATCATGCCGAGATTGAGCAGCGAGCGGTCGCGGCGAGCAAGCCCCTCGCGGCCCCACACCTCGCCCCAGCAATATTTCGTCACCAGCTCCTGCAGCGGGCGGGTGAAGTCGTCGGCCTCCGCCAGCGACTTGTCGACATAGGCGCTGCCGACCACGGCGCGGCGGATTTCCAGCCCCTTTTCGAAAAGGTCGTCGGTCATTGAGTGGTCTCCGGATCATGGGATGGGGAAGAAGCGGCGGGGCCAAGCGCGGCCTCAGCGGCCGCCATGACATGGCGTTCGGCGAGAGCTGCCGCGCGCGGGGCGTCGCGGGCGAGCAAGGCGCTGACGAGGGCGTCGATTTCCGCGACCGACGCGACCTTCCGGCCGGGATCGGCCAGCGAGCGGGCGCGCAGCAGGCTGATGCGGGCGTTGAGCCGGCCCAGCAGATCGCGCGCCACGCTGTTCGCCGCGCCGGCGCACAGCGCCTCGTAGAAGGCGAGCTTGGCATCGAGGATCGCGCCGAGATCGCCCGCCGCATAGGCGCGGGCGAGCGTGCCATGGGCGGCGGTCAGCGTGTCCCGCGCCGCCTCATCCGCCCGCTGGCAGAACTGGCGGGCGACCACCGCCTCCAGCGCGGCGCGCACGGCATAGATGTTCTCGGCCTCGCCGCGCGCGAGCACGGCGACGGAGAGCCCGCGCGGCCCGGCGGCGAGAAGGCCATCCGCCTCCAGCTCGCGCAACGCTTCGCGCAGCACGGTGCGGCTGACGCCCAGCTCGGCGGTGAGATCCTTCTCGATGAGGCGCTGGCCGGCGGCGAGCACGCCGGTCTCGATAAGCCGGCGCAGCGTCGCCACCAGTTTGCGGCGCAGCGGCGCGCTTTCCTGACTGAGGGGACCGATGCCGAGCGGTGCGCTCATCACGCGCGCTCAGCCCAGCAGGAAGGGGTCGACTGCCGCATGGAAGGCGGCCGGACGGTCGAGATTGGCCAGATGCCGCGCGCCTTCGATCTCGGCATAGGTAGCGCCGGGGATGAGCTGGACGATCTCCTGCGACAGGCGCGGCGGCGTGCGGTTGTCGCGCGAACCCACCACGACCTGCGTCGGCACCTTCACCGCTTTGTACAGCTCGACCACATCGGCGGTGAACACCGACTGGGCGGCCTCGACATAGGCGGCCGGCTCCATGCCGGCAATGCTGGCGACGAGCTCGGCGACATGGGTGGGGTCGTCCTCCACCAGCGTGTCGGCGGCATAGGCGCGGGCATAGGCGTCCATCGAGCCATTGGAGATGGTGCTGGCGATGGCGGCCGCGCGGGTCGCGCCCGCCTCGCCCTGCGTGGCGAAGCTGTCGGCGATCACCAGCCGGCTGACCAGATGCGGCGCGATATCGGTGAGATGGGCGGCGATCGGCCCACCCATGGAAATGGCGACGACGCGGGCCGGCGTGCGGCCAAAGGCCTCCAGTACGGCGGCGAGATCGCTCGCCACATTGCGCACGGTGAAACCACCGCGACGGCTGGAGCGGCCATGGCCGCGCGCATCCACCGCGATCACATCGAAGGACGAGGACCAGCGGCGGATCTGCTCGCGCCACATCCACGCGGCCGTGCCAAGGCTATGGATCAGCAGCAGCTTTTCGCCCGCACCCGCCCGGTCATAGCCGAGGCTTTCCCCGTTCAGCTCGATCAGCGCCATCGCCCCGTGTCCTTTCCTGCGTCCCGCTATGCATCTCGGCTCAGCGCGGCGCAGCATATTACTGTCGTACAATACGACAAGCGAAAACATGCCGGCAGTTCGACCGCCCGGCTGGTTCAAGGAGAGTGAGAATGAAGATCGAGGCGCATGGCGACGGCATTTACGGCGTCACCTTCACCCACACGGCGGATGGCAACCACATCTCCTCCGCCCAGCTCGCACAGTTCGCGGCCGCGCTGGACGAGGTGCTGGCCAAGCCCGATCTCACCAGCGTGGTGCTGGCGGGTGAGGGCGAGCATTTCTGCGCCGGGCGCGTGGGCCTGCGCGGCCTCACTTCGGCGGCGGATGTGCGCGATGATCTCGGCCTGATCCTGGAGGTGAACGCCCGGCTGCGCGCCTCGCCCGTGCCTTTCATCGCGGCGGTGGAGGGCAAGGCGCTCGGCTTCGGCTGCGGCTTCACCACCCAGTGCGACATCGCCATTGCCGCCGAGGATGCGGTGTTCGCACTGCCGGAAATGTCGCACGGGCTGCCGCCGCTGATCGTGCTGTCCTATTTCGCCAAGTTCGTGCCGTTCAAGCGCGCCTTCGAGCTGGCGCTGACCAGCCGGCATTTCGGCGCGGCGGAAGCGAAGGAAATCGGCATCTTGACCGAGGTGGTGCCGCGCGGCACCGCGCTCGCCCGTGCCCTCGACTTCGCCCGCACCATCGCCGCGCTGGATGGCGAATCCGTGCGTCTGCTGCGCGCCTTCTCCCGCCGGGTCGCCGGCCTGTCGGACGAGACGGAAGCGCGCAACGCGGTGGCCACCATGGCGATCTCGCTGGCGGCACGCGCGCATTGAACGGTGCGCGCAGGGCAGGGGAGGCAAGCATGAGCAAGGATAGCGTGCTCTTCATCGGCGCGGGCCGTATGGGTGGGCTGATGGCGGCGCGGCTGGCCGATCAGGGCGTGCCGCTGGCCGTGGTCGACCTGTCGGACGAGACGCTGGCCCCGTTCCGCGCGCGGGGCATCCCGGTCGCCACGGCGGCGGCGGGGATGCCGGGCGATGTCGTCATCACCATGCTGCCGACCGACCGTCATGTGCGCGCGGCGCTGCTGGGCCCGCAGGGCGCCCTCGCCGGGGCGCCGCGTTCCCTTGTGGTCGACATGTCCACCGCCGCGCCCGCCAGCATCGTCGCGCTTGCCGAGGAACTGGCGCCGCGCGGTATCGCCGTCGTCGATGCGCCGGTGAGCGGCGGCATGGCGGGGGCCCGCGCCGGCACGCTCACCGCCATGTGCGGCGGCACGCCCGAGGCGTTTACTCGTGTGCAGCCGCTGCTGGCGCTCATGTGCGGCGAGGTGGTGCGGGTGGGGCCGGTCGGCTCCGGCCATGTGCTCAAAGCGCTGAACAACTACCTCTCCGCCGCGACGCTGTGGACCGCGACGGAGGCGCTCATCATCGGCCAGCGGCTCGGGCTCGATCCGCAGGTCATGCTCAAGGTCTGGAGCGCTGGCTCCGGCAAGAGCCACGCGACAGAAGTGAAGCTGCCCAACCATGTGCTGACCGGCACCTATGATTTCGGCCAGACGCTCGAGCTGTTTTGCAAGGACATCTCCATCGCCGTCGATCTCGCCGCGCGTGCGAAGACCGAGACCCCGGCACTGGAGGCGCTGCTCGCCACCTGGTCCGCCGCGCGTGACGCGCTGGGCGGGCAGGAGGACATCACCGCCATCGCCCGCATGATCGGCGCCAGCGCGCGCGGCGCCGGCTCGATGTTCGATACGGAGGAGAGCGGGGACTGACCCGGCTTTAGCTCACCGAGCGCTCGCCGAGCGACTTCTCGCGCAGGGCGGTGAGGGTGGTGGAAGGCGTGATCGCCTCCGGGTCGAGCTTCACATGCACGATCGCCGGCAGCCCCGATCCGAAGGCGGCGTTGAGCGCCGGCACGAAGTCTTCGTCGCGCTCCACCGTCACGCCGAAGCCGCCAAAGGCGCGGGCATAGGCGGCGAAGTCCGGGTTCTTCAGGCTCGTGCCGAAGACGCGGGTGGGGTATTCGCGCTCCTGATGCATGCGGATCGTGCCGTACATGCCATTGTCGACGACAACCGCGACCACGGGCACGCCATACTGCACGGCGGTGGCGAACTCCTGCCCGGTCATCAGGAAATCGCCGTCACCGCACACCGCGACCACCGGCCGTTCCGGCTGCGCGCGCTTGGCGGCGATGGCGGCCGGCAGGCCATAGCCCATCGAGCCTGAGGTCGGCGCGAGCTGCGAGCCGAAGGAGCGGAAGCGGTGGAAGCGATGGACCCAGATGGCGAAATTGCCGGCGCCGTTGCAGATCGTCGTCTCCGGCGGCAGGGCGCGCAGATAATGCACCAGCGTCGCCATCTGCACCGCGCCGGGATTGGCCGGGGGCGCCTCGGTCCAGCCGAGATAATCGGCGCGCGCGCCCTCCCGCCACGCCCCCCAGACGATGCTGTTCGGCGGCTGCACGCCTTCCAGCGCGGCGGCGAAGGCGGCGGACGAGGCGTTGATCGCGAGGGTGGGCTGATAGACGCGGCCCAGCTCGTCCGGGTCGGCATGGACATGGACCAGCGGCACGCCGGGGTCAGGAATGCCGAAGAGGCTGTAGCCCTGCGAGGGCACCTCGCCGAAGCGCCCGCCGGCGAGGATGACGAGGTCCGCCTCCTTCAACCGCGCGCCGAGCTTCGGGTTGAGCGAGAAACCGATATCGCCGGCATAGGACGAATGGTCGGCCGGAAACAGCATCTGCCGGCGGAAGGACACGGCGACCGGTAGGTCGAAGCGCTCGGCAAAGCGCGTCACGGAGGCGATGGCCTTCGGGTTCCAGCGCGCGCCGCCGAGGATCATCAGCGGCTTCTTGGCCGCCCACAGCATC
Above is a window of Ancylobacter sp. WKF20 DNA encoding:
- a CDS encoding GntR family transcriptional regulator; the encoded protein is MSAPLGIGPLSQESAPLRRKLVATLRRLIETGVLAAGQRLIEKDLTAELGVSRTVLREALRELEADGLLAAGPRGLSVAVLARGEAENIYAVRAALEAVVARQFCQRADEAARDTLTAAHGTLARAYAAGDLGAILDAKLAFYEALCAGAANSVARDLLGRLNARISLLRARSLADPGRKVASVAEIDALVSALLARDAPRAAALAERHVMAAAEAALGPAASSPSHDPETTQ
- the pcaC gene encoding 4-carboxymuconolactone decarboxylase; the encoded protein is MTDDLFEKGLEIRRAVVGSAYVDKSLAEADDFTRPLQELVTKYCWGEVWGREGLARRDRSLLNLGMIAALNRPHELKLHVRGALNNGLTRDEIREVFLQVAIYCGVPASLDSFRVAREVFAEEDAKATAAKG
- a CDS encoding alpha/beta fold hydrolase — protein: MALIELNGESLGYDRAGAGEKLLLIHSLGTAAWMWREQIRRWSSSFDVIAVDARGHGRSSRRGGFTVRNVASDLAAVLEAFGRTPARVVAISMGGPIAAHLTDIAPHLVSRLVIADSFATQGEAGATRAAAIASTISNGSMDAYARAYAADTLVEDDPTHVAELVASIAGMEPAAYVEAAQSVFTADVVELYKAVKVPTQVVVGSRDNRTPPRLSQEIVQLIPGATYAEIEGARHLANLDRPAAFHAAVDPFLLG
- a CDS encoding NAD(P)-dependent oxidoreductase, whose protein sequence is MSKDSVLFIGAGRMGGLMAARLADQGVPLAVVDLSDETLAPFRARGIPVATAAAGMPGDVVITMLPTDRHVRAALLGPQGALAGAPRSLVVDMSTAAPASIVALAEELAPRGIAVVDAPVSGGMAGARAGTLTAMCGGTPEAFTRVQPLLALMCGEVVRVGPVGSGHVLKALNNYLSAATLWTATEALIIGQRLGLDPQVMLKVWSAGSGKSHATEVKLPNHVLTGTYDFGQTLELFCKDISIAVDLAARAKTETPALEALLATWSAARDALGGQEDITAIARMIGASARGAGSMFDTEESGD
- a CDS encoding flavin reductase family protein, with the translated sequence MGALAISSIEAVDPALVEAFKRAMGLTASAVTVITAGEGEAVRGLTATAVSSVSIAPPTLLICVNREGDAHRAISRAGAFCVNVLAEANQPVADRFAGRQGLTGAEKFQGADWSRLVTGAPALDGALVSIDCTLAESVEAYTHTVFFGTVRAVRLGPAAPPLIHFDRAYRSLA
- a CDS encoding thiamine pyrophosphate-binding protein, giving the protein MTVFSASARTGARLLVDALVANGVTRAFGVPGESYLDVLDALSDTDVDFVICRQEGGAAMMAEAVGKLTGRPGICFVTRGPGSTNASAGVHIAQQDSTPMILFVGQIARSMRGREAFQEVDYRAVFGPLAKWAVEIDEAARIPEIIARAFRVAMQGRPGPVVIALPEDVLSEIAEVPDAPAVEPAETWPGLTDMMRLQKMLWAAKKPLMILGGARWNPKAIASVTRFAERFDLPVAVSFRRQMLFPADHSSYAGDIGFSLNPKLGARLKEADLVILAGGRFGEVPSQGYSLFGIPDPGVPLVHVHADPDELGRVYQPTLAINASSAAFAAALEGVQPPNSIVWGAWREGARADYLGWTEAPPANPGAVQMATLVHYLRALPPETTICNGAGNFAIWVHRFHRFRSFGSQLAPTSGSMGYGLPAAIAAKRAQPERPVVAVCGDGDFLMTGQEFATAVQYGVPVVAVVVDNGMYGTIRMHQEREYPTRVFGTSLKNPDFAAYARAFGGFGVTVERDEDFVPALNAAFGSGLPAIVHVKLDPEAITPSTTLTALREKSLGERSVS
- a CDS encoding 2,5-dihydroxypyridine 5,6-dioxygenase, coding for MAISDLALIEAWKDVLTLSKLTAGEQVSLLISDDSNPQLVSTARTAVGQLGGVLTILHLPPLNGDVALSRDKSGYVGHTALKGNRAALEAMKHSDLVIDTMLLLFSPEQDEILKTGARMLLACEPPEVMLRMKPTLDDARRATNAAARLATAKTLTVTSKAGTDFRCAIGQYPVLKQQGFVDKPGGWDHWPSCFVATWPDEGSCEGTIVIDTGDILLPFKRYAREPIRLTIEGGWIRKIEGGFEAEYLKSYMDSFDDPDAYAMAHVGWGLHKRAHWTTLGLYDREAGLSMDARSFWGNFLWSSGPNTEAGGTRNTPCHMDIPLRGCSLSLDGEPMTIDGKVIPEDQK
- a CDS encoding enoyl-CoA hydratase/isomerase family protein; the encoded protein is MKIEAHGDGIYGVTFTHTADGNHISSAQLAQFAAALDEVLAKPDLTSVVLAGEGEHFCAGRVGLRGLTSAADVRDDLGLILEVNARLRASPVPFIAAVEGKALGFGCGFTTQCDIAIAAEDAVFALPEMSHGLPPLIVLSYFAKFVPFKRAFELALTSRHFGAAEAKEIGILTEVVPRGTALARALDFARTIAALDGESVRLLRAFSRRVAGLSDETEARNAVATMAISLAARAH